From Pseudomonas sp. FP2335, the proteins below share one genomic window:
- a CDS encoding inorganic phosphate transporter, protein MIDLFSGLDAWVLVSLLLALAFVLAFEFINGFHDTANAVATVIYTKAMPPHLAVFFSGVFNFLGVLLGGVGVAYAIVHLLPVELLINVNTGHGLAMVFSLLAAAITWNLGTWYFGIPASSSHTLIGSILGVGLANALINDIPLADGVNWQKAIDIGASLVFSPMAGFLVAALVLIGLKWWRPLSKMHKTPDQRRKLDDKKHPPFWNRLVLVISAMAVSFVHGSNDGQKGIGLIMLVLIGIVPAQFVLDLGSTTYQIERTRDATVHLSQFYQRNSATLGEFLALGKSVKDDLPGKFQCNPQQTEPTISALMETLKGVSDYHSLTADHRIEVRRYLLCLDDTAKKVGKLPGLEAREKADLDKLRKDLTATTEYAPFWVILAVALALGLGTMVGWKRVVLTIGEKIGKQGMTYAQGMSAQITTASMIGLANIFSLPVSTTHVLSSGVAGTMVANKSGLQGGTVKTILMAWVLTLPATVGLSAGLFWLASKALGN, encoded by the coding sequence ATGATCGATTTATTCAGCGGACTGGATGCTTGGGTTCTAGTGAGCCTGTTGCTCGCCCTGGCCTTTGTCCTCGCCTTCGAGTTCATCAATGGCTTTCATGACACCGCAAACGCGGTGGCCACAGTCATCTATACCAAAGCCATGCCGCCACACCTGGCCGTGTTCTTCTCCGGGGTGTTCAACTTCCTCGGCGTTTTGCTCGGTGGTGTCGGTGTCGCCTACGCCATCGTGCACTTGCTGCCGGTGGAGTTGCTGATCAATGTGAACACCGGCCACGGCTTGGCCATGGTCTTCTCCTTGTTGGCGGCGGCGATCACCTGGAACCTGGGCACTTGGTACTTCGGTATCCCGGCGTCCAGCTCCCACACCCTGATCGGCTCGATCCTCGGTGTCGGCCTGGCCAACGCCCTGATCAACGACATCCCGTTGGCCGATGGCGTGAACTGGCAGAAAGCGATCGATATCGGCGCCTCCCTGGTGTTCTCGCCGATGGCCGGCTTCCTGGTCGCAGCCCTGGTGCTGATCGGCCTGAAGTGGTGGCGCCCGCTGTCGAAGATGCACAAGACGCCGGACCAGCGCCGCAAGCTCGACGACAAAAAGCACCCGCCCTTCTGGAACCGCCTGGTCCTGGTGATCTCCGCCATGGCCGTGAGCTTCGTGCACGGTTCCAACGATGGCCAGAAAGGTATCGGCCTGATCATGCTGGTACTCATCGGTATCGTGCCGGCGCAGTTCGTACTCGACCTGGGCAGCACCACCTACCAGATCGAACGCACCCGCGACGCCACGGTGCATTTGAGCCAGTTCTACCAGCGCAACAGTGCCACCCTTGGCGAGTTCCTGGCCCTGGGCAAAAGCGTGAAGGATGACCTGCCGGGCAAGTTCCAGTGCAACCCGCAGCAGACCGAACCCACTATCAGTGCGCTGATGGAGACATTGAAAGGTGTGTCCGACTACCACTCGTTGACCGCCGATCACCGTATCGAAGTACGTCGCTACCTGCTCTGCCTGGACGATACCGCCAAGAAAGTCGGCAAGCTGCCGGGCCTGGAAGCCCGTGAGAAGGCCGACCTGGACAAGCTGCGCAAAGACCTGACCGCCACCACCGAGTACGCACCGTTCTGGGTGATCCTCGCGGTTGCACTGGCCCTGGGCCTGGGCACCATGGTGGGCTGGAAGCGTGTGGTACTGACCATCGGTGAGAAAATCGGCAAGCAGGGCATGACCTATGCCCAGGGCATGTCGGCACAGATCACCACGGCGAGCATGATTGGCCTGGCCAACATCTTCAGCCTGCCGGTGTCGACCACCCACGTGCTGTCGTCGGGCGTCGCCGGCACCATGGTCGCCAACAAGAGCGGCCTGCAAGGCGGTACGGTCAAGACCATCCTGATGGCGTGGGTATTGACCCTGCCGGCAACCGTGGGCCTGTCGGCCGGGCTGTTCTGGCTGGCGTCCAAGGCGCTGGGCAACTGA
- the pcaF gene encoding 3-oxoadipyl-CoA thiolase, producing MMRDVFICDAIRTPIGRFGGGLATVRADDLAALPIKALIERNPSVDWNAVDEVFLGCANQAGEDNRNVARMALLLAGLPESIPGVTLNRLCASGMDAIGTAFRAIASGEMELAIAGGVESMSRAPFVMGKADAAFSRTMKLEDTTIGWRFINPLMKAQYGVDAMPQTADNVADDYQVSRVDQDAFALRSQQRTAAAQAAGFFAEEIVPVRVAHKKGETLVEHDEHPRDTTLEALAKLKPVNGPDKTVTAGNASGVNDGAAALILASAEAVQKHGLTARARVLGMASAGVAPRVMGIGPVPAVRKLVARLGLAVTDFDVIELNEAFASQGLAVLRELGIADDAPQVNPNGGAIALGHPLGMSGARLVLTALHQLEKTGGRKGLATMCVGVGQGLALAIERI from the coding sequence CTGATGCGTGACGTATTTATCTGTGACGCGATCCGCACGCCCATCGGCCGGTTCGGCGGTGGCCTGGCCACGGTACGCGCCGATGACCTGGCGGCGTTGCCGATCAAGGCGCTGATCGAGCGCAACCCGTCGGTGGATTGGAATGCCGTCGACGAAGTATTTCTCGGCTGCGCCAACCAGGCCGGTGAAGACAACCGCAACGTCGCGCGCATGGCGCTGTTGCTCGCGGGCCTGCCGGAGAGTATTCCCGGCGTGACCCTCAACCGATTGTGCGCCTCGGGCATGGACGCCATCGGCACCGCGTTCCGTGCGATCGCCAGTGGCGAAATGGAGCTGGCGATTGCCGGCGGCGTCGAGTCGATGTCCCGGGCGCCGTTCGTGATGGGCAAGGCCGACGCGGCGTTCTCACGCACGATGAAACTGGAAGACACCACCATCGGCTGGCGTTTTATCAACCCGCTGATGAAGGCCCAGTACGGCGTGGATGCGATGCCGCAGACCGCCGACAACGTTGCCGATGACTACCAGGTTTCCCGCGTCGACCAGGACGCCTTCGCCCTGCGCAGCCAGCAACGCACCGCCGCCGCACAAGCCGCCGGGTTCTTCGCCGAAGAAATCGTGCCGGTACGGGTTGCCCATAAAAAAGGCGAGACGCTGGTAGAACACGATGAGCATCCACGGGACACCACCCTGGAAGCCCTGGCCAAGCTCAAACCCGTGAACGGCCCGGACAAAACCGTCACCGCCGGCAATGCTTCCGGTGTGAATGACGGTGCCGCCGCCTTGATCCTGGCCAGCGCCGAGGCCGTGCAAAAACACGGCCTGACTGCCCGCGCCCGCGTCCTGGGCATGGCCAGCGCCGGTGTCGCGCCGCGTGTAATGGGGATCGGCCCGGTGCCAGCGGTACGCAAGTTGGTGGCGCGCCTCGGTTTGGCGGTCACCGACTTTGATGTCATCGAACTCAACGAAGCTTTCGCCAGCCAAGGCTTGGCGGTACTGCGTGAACTGGGCATTGCCGACGATGCGCCGCAGGTCAACCCGAATGGCGGCGCCATCGCCCTCGGCCATCCCCTGGGCATGAGCGGCGCGCGCCTGGTCCTGACGGCTTTGCATCAATTGGAAAAAACCGGCGGCCGCAAAGGCCTGGCGACCATGTGCGTGGGCGTCGGCCAAGGCTTGGCCCTGGCGATTGAACGCATCTAA
- the pcaR gene encoding pca regulon transcriptional regulator PcaR, translated as MNDQLRNSFASVAPPIVASPAKRIQAFTGDPDFMTSLARGLAVVQAFQERKRHLTIAQISHRTEIPRAAVRRCLYTLIKLGYATTDGRTYSLLPKVLTLGHAYLSSTPLAVSAQPYLDRMSEQLHEACNMATLEGDDILYIARSATTQRLISVDLSVGGRLPAYCTSMGRILLAALDDASLQDYLDHADLQTKTSRTLTTPTALLDCLQKVRQQGWCIVDQELEQGLRSIAVPVYDASGQVLAALNVSTHAGRVSRNELEQRFLPSMLSASRELSAQLFT; from the coding sequence ATGAACGATCAACTGCGCAACTCTTTCGCATCAGTGGCGCCACCGATCGTGGCTTCACCGGCCAAGCGGATTCAGGCGTTTACCGGCGATCCGGATTTCATGACCTCCCTGGCCCGTGGCCTGGCCGTGGTGCAGGCGTTCCAGGAGCGCAAGCGGCACCTGACCATTGCGCAAATCAGCCATCGCACCGAAATCCCCCGCGCCGCCGTGCGCCGTTGCCTCTACACGCTGATCAAGCTCGGCTACGCCACCACCGATGGGCGCACCTATTCGCTGCTGCCCAAAGTGCTGACCCTCGGCCATGCGTACTTATCGTCCACGCCGCTGGCAGTGTCGGCGCAGCCTTATCTGGACCGCATGAGCGAGCAACTCCACGAAGCCTGCAACATGGCCACCCTCGAGGGTGATGACATCCTCTACATCGCCCGCTCCGCCACGACCCAGCGCCTGATCTCGGTCGACCTGTCGGTAGGCGGGCGCCTGCCGGCGTATTGCACCTCGATGGGCCGCATCCTCCTTGCCGCACTGGACGACGCCTCTTTACAGGACTACCTCGACCACGCCGACCTGCAAACCAAGACCAGCCGCACCCTGACCACGCCGACGGCCTTGCTCGACTGCCTGCAAAAAGTACGTCAGCAAGGCTGGTGCATCGTCGATCAGGAACTGGAGCAGGGCCTGCGTTCCATCGCCGTGCCGGTGTATGACGCGTCTGGCCAGGTGTTGGCCGCGCTCAACGTCAGCACCCACGCCGGACGCGTCAGCCGCAACGAGCTGGAGCAGCGTTTCCTGCCGAGTATGCTCAGCGCCAGTCGCGAACTGAGCGCGCAGCTGTTTACCTAA
- a CDS encoding RidA family protein: MSDSLRQRVHTLGLTLPTPSLPAANYISHVISGNQLLISGQIPLIDGQPAYVGRLGESLSDEEGAHAAELAALSLLAQLGDALEDDLSQLVRTLRLGVYIASSGDFQRQSLVANGASNLLVNALGEKGRHVRTAVGVSSLPAGVAVEIDAIFELRP, encoded by the coding sequence ATGAGCGACTCCCTGCGCCAACGCGTACACACCCTCGGCCTCACGCTGCCAACGCCCAGCCTGCCGGCGGCCAACTACATCAGCCATGTCATCAGTGGCAACCAGCTGTTGATCTCCGGGCAAATTCCCCTGATCGATGGCCAACCTGCCTATGTCGGCCGCCTCGGGGAATCCCTCAGCGATGAAGAAGGCGCCCACGCCGCAGAACTGGCGGCGTTGAGCCTGCTCGCGCAATTGGGCGATGCACTGGAGGATGACCTGTCACAGCTGGTTCGTACGCTGCGCCTGGGCGTTTACATCGCCAGCAGCGGCGACTTCCAGCGCCAGAGCCTGGTCGCCAACGGCGCGTCGAACCTGTTGGTCAACGCCCTCGGTGAAAAAGGCCGCCATGTGCGCACCGCCGTGGGTGTCTCCAGCCTGCCCGCCGGTGTGGCGGTGGAGATTGACGCCATTTTCGAGCTACGCCCGTGA
- a CDS encoding CoA-transferase subunit beta, producing MAYSTNEMMTVAAARRLQNGSVCFVGIGLPSKAANLARLTSSPDVVLIYESGPIGAKPSVLPLSIGDGELAETADTVVPTGEIFRYWLQGGRIDVGFLGAAQVDRFGNINTTVVGDYHQPKVRLPGAGGAPEIAGSAKSVLIILKQSARSFVDKLDFITSVGHGEGGDSRKRLGLPGAGPVGIITDLCIMEPEAGTHEFVVTALHPGVTREQVVAATGWAIRFADQVSTTAAPTDLELSALRDLEARTAAAHGQAPGEA from the coding sequence ATGGCTTACTCGACCAATGAAATGATGACCGTCGCTGCCGCGCGCCGTCTCCAGAATGGCTCCGTGTGTTTCGTCGGCATCGGCTTGCCGTCCAAGGCTGCCAACCTGGCGCGCCTGACCTCCTCGCCGGACGTGGTGCTGATCTACGAGTCCGGCCCGATTGGCGCCAAGCCGAGCGTGTTGCCGCTGTCCATCGGTGATGGCGAGCTGGCGGAAACCGCCGACACCGTCGTGCCCACGGGTGAGATCTTTCGCTACTGGCTGCAAGGCGGGCGCATCGACGTCGGCTTTCTCGGCGCAGCGCAGGTTGACCGCTTCGGCAACATCAACACCACCGTGGTCGGTGACTACCACCAGCCCAAAGTGCGCCTGCCGGGTGCCGGTGGCGCACCGGAAATTGCCGGCTCGGCCAAGAGCGTGCTGATCATCCTCAAACAATCGGCGCGTTCGTTTGTCGACAAGCTGGACTTCATCACCTCGGTCGGCCACGGCGAGGGCGGCGATTCGCGCAAGCGTCTGGGCCTGCCGGGCGCCGGTCCTGTCGGGATTATTACCGACCTGTGCATCATGGAACCGGAAGCGGGCACCCATGAGTTTGTGGTCACCGCGCTGCACCCCGGCGTGACCCGCGAGCAAGTAGTGGCTGCCACTGGTTGGGCAATTCGGTTTGCCGACCAGGTCAGCACCACCGCCGCACCGACCGACCTGGAACTGAGCGCCCTGCGTGACCTCGAAGCGCGCACGGCGGCCGCCCACGGCCAAGCGCCTGGAGAAGCCTGA
- a CDS encoding LysR substrate-binding domain-containing protein, translating to MALHKDLPPLLALRAFEAVARHLSFIKAAQELSVTQSALSHQVQKLEQHLGKPLFIRRTRAIDLTADGQRYYDEIRPALDAIATATRTQRATPSATVLRIGLLASFATLWLAPRLAGFLNRYPHIQVELLPAIQLADVAGAEVDLAIRYGKGDWPDVQATRLMAEVISPVCSPAFKARHDGPLLMATSHKPFEWTDWSAHYQVDLSRHPRVMLHDYNIVVEAAVAGQGIAMGRHRLIERRLQDGSLVQAFDWPPYHSDIGYWLIAPQGRLSAAAECFSQWLKEACSDA from the coding sequence GTGGCACTGCACAAGGACCTTCCGCCGTTGCTGGCCCTGCGCGCCTTCGAAGCCGTGGCGCGGCACTTGAGCTTTATCAAGGCGGCGCAAGAGCTGTCGGTGACCCAGAGTGCGTTGAGCCATCAAGTACAGAAACTTGAACAGCATCTGGGCAAACCGCTGTTCATCCGACGCACCCGTGCGATCGATCTGACTGCCGACGGCCAACGCTACTACGATGAAATCCGCCCTGCCCTCGATGCAATTGCCACCGCCACCCGCACCCAGCGGGCAACACCCAGCGCCACGGTGTTGCGCATCGGCCTGCTCGCCTCCTTCGCTACCCTGTGGCTGGCGCCGCGCCTGGCCGGGTTTCTCAACCGTTACCCGCATATCCAGGTCGAGCTGCTGCCAGCCATCCAACTGGCCGACGTCGCCGGTGCCGAAGTCGACCTGGCGATCCGCTACGGCAAGGGCGATTGGCCCGACGTGCAGGCCACCCGACTGATGGCGGAAGTGATCTCCCCCGTATGCAGCCCGGCATTCAAGGCCCGTCATGACGGCCCGTTGCTGATGGCTACATCGCACAAACCCTTCGAATGGACGGATTGGTCTGCGCATTACCAGGTCGACCTCAGCCGTCACCCCCGCGTGATGCTGCACGACTACAACATCGTGGTCGAAGCCGCCGTGGCCGGCCAAGGCATCGCCATGGGCCGTCATCGCCTTATCGAGCGTCGGCTCCAAGACGGCAGCCTGGTGCAAGCCTTCGACTGGCCGCCCTACCACAGTGACATCGGCTACTGGCTGATCGCCCCCCAAGGCCGCCTCAGCGCAGCGGCCGAGTGTTTCAGCCAGTGGTTGAAGGAAGCCTGCAGCGACGCGTGA
- a CDS encoding aminotransferase class V-fold PLP-dependent enzyme, whose protein sequence is MSPLNIQALRDATPGCQSGIAHFNHAGASLPSQATLDAIIEQLHREARDGPMEAGEYGAQLLDNARHAAGQLLNAPTASIAFAGSGSAAWNMAFQALAPWQPGDRILVGRHEWGGNLASMQLAVQAGARIEVIPCDATGAVCPLALEAMIDAKVRLIDLTWLPANGGLINPAQAIGEVARRHGIPYFIDAGQAVGQVPVDVQALHCDVLKSAGRKHLRGPRGTALLYVRPDFLKQLNPAQRDVFSAPWTTEGFDLRNDARRFETSEASYALLAGLGNALQEINQLGIARVWETVSQVSERIREGLRQIPGITLHDLGTCQSGLIAFNLAGWDAFELKRQLGLKRINIGANDVAYTPLDMQARGLASIARVSVSPLNNTHDVERLLVALEQLRG, encoded by the coding sequence GTGAGCCCGCTCAACATCCAGGCGCTGCGCGACGCCACCCCCGGCTGCCAGTCCGGCATCGCGCACTTCAATCACGCAGGGGCATCGCTACCGAGCCAGGCCACCCTCGATGCCATCATCGAACAACTGCACCGCGAGGCCCGCGACGGGCCGATGGAGGCAGGCGAGTACGGCGCGCAACTGCTGGATAACGCCCGTCACGCCGCCGGGCAATTGCTCAATGCGCCCACCGCATCCATCGCCTTCGCCGGCAGCGGCTCGGCCGCCTGGAACATGGCGTTCCAGGCCCTGGCCCCATGGCAGCCGGGCGACCGTATCCTGGTGGGGCGTCATGAATGGGGCGGCAACCTGGCGAGCATGCAACTGGCAGTGCAAGCCGGTGCCCGCATAGAAGTCATCCCCTGCGACGCAACCGGCGCGGTCTGTCCGCTGGCGCTGGAAGCAATGATCGATGCCAAGGTCAGGCTGATCGACCTCACCTGGCTGCCCGCCAACGGCGGCCTGATCAACCCCGCCCAGGCCATCGGCGAAGTGGCCAGAAGGCACGGTATCCCTTACTTCATCGATGCCGGCCAAGCCGTCGGCCAAGTGCCGGTGGATGTGCAGGCGCTGCACTGCGACGTGCTCAAGTCGGCCGGGCGCAAACACCTGCGCGGGCCACGCGGCACGGCACTGTTGTATGTGCGACCAGACTTTCTCAAGCAACTGAACCCGGCCCAGCGCGATGTATTTTCTGCACCGTGGACAACCGAAGGGTTCGACTTGCGCAACGACGCCCGCCGCTTTGAAACCAGCGAAGCGTCCTACGCCTTATTGGCGGGATTGGGCAATGCGTTGCAGGAAATCAATCAGTTGGGGATTGCGCGGGTATGGGAAACGGTCTCACAGGTCAGCGAGCGAATCCGCGAAGGGCTGCGTCAGATTCCAGGAATTACCCTGCACGACCTGGGCACCTGCCAATCCGGGCTGATCGCTTTCAACCTCGCCGGCTGGGACGCCTTCGAACTCAAGCGGCAATTGGGCCTCAAGCGCATCAATATCGGCGCCAATGACGTGGCGTACACCCCGCTGGACATGCAGGCGCGCGGCCTGGCCAGCATTGCGCGGGTTTCCGTCAGCCCGCTCAATAACACACACGACGTCGAACGGTTGCTGGTAGCCCTGGAGCAATTGCGCGGCTAA
- a CDS encoding MFS transporter: MNQPSVGTTLDVQSFINAQPLSRYQWRVVILCFLIVFLDGLDTAAMGFIAPALSQDWGIDRASLGPVMSAALIGMVFGALGSGPLADRFGRKVVLVGAVLVFGAFSLASAYSSNVDQLLVLRFLTGLGLGAGMPNATTLLSEYTPERHKSLLVTSMFCGFNLGMAGGGFISAKLIPAFGWHALLMIGGILPLILVVVLMLWLPESARYLVVRNRGTDKVRKTLAPIEPNIVAQATAFSVPEQKTVKARNVFAVIFSGTYSAGTLLLWLTYFMGLVIVYLLTSWLPTLMRDSGASMEQAAFIGALFQFGGVLSAVGVGWAMDRFNPHKVIGTFYLLAGVFAYAVGQSLGNITLLATLVLIAGMCVNGAQSAMPSLAARFYPTQGRATGVSWMLGIGRFGAILGAWMGATLLGLGWNFEQVLTALVIPAALATAAVVIKGMVSHADAT, translated from the coding sequence ATGAATCAGCCTTCTGTCGGTACTACCCTGGACGTCCAGTCCTTCATCAACGCCCAGCCGTTGTCACGCTACCAGTGGCGTGTGGTGATCCTGTGTTTCCTGATTGTCTTCCTCGATGGCCTCGACACGGCGGCCATGGGCTTTATCGCGCCGGCCTTGTCCCAGGACTGGGGCATCGACCGCGCCAGCCTCGGCCCGGTGATGAGCGCCGCGTTGATCGGCATGGTCTTCGGCGCCCTCGGCTCGGGCCCGCTGGCCGACCGCTTCGGGCGCAAAGTGGTGTTGGTCGGCGCGGTGCTGGTGTTTGGTGCGTTCAGCCTGGCGTCGGCCTACAGCAGTAACGTCGACCAGTTGCTGGTGCTGCGCTTTCTCACCGGGCTCGGCCTGGGGGCGGGCATGCCGAATGCCACCACGCTGCTCTCCGAATACACCCCCGAGCGCCACAAGTCGCTGCTGGTGACCAGCATGTTCTGCGGTTTCAACCTGGGCATGGCCGGTGGCGGGTTTATCTCGGCCAAGCTGATCCCGGCGTTCGGCTGGCATGCCCTGTTGATGATCGGCGGCATTCTGCCCTTGATCCTGGTGGTGGTGCTGATGCTCTGGCTGCCGGAGTCGGCGCGTTACCTGGTGGTGCGCAATCGTGGCACCGACAAGGTGCGCAAGACCCTGGCGCCCATCGAACCGAATATCGTCGCCCAAGCCACTGCGTTCAGCGTGCCCGAGCAAAAAACCGTCAAGGCGCGCAACGTCTTCGCGGTGATCTTCTCCGGCACCTACAGCGCCGGCACCTTGCTGTTGTGGCTGACCTACTTCATGGGCCTGGTGATCGTGTACCTGCTGACCAGTTGGTTGCCGACCCTGATGCGCGACAGCGGCGCCAGCATGGAACAGGCCGCGTTTATCGGTGCACTGTTCCAGTTTGGTGGCGTGCTCAGTGCGGTCGGTGTGGGGTGGGCGATGGACCGGTTCAATCCGCACAAGGTCATCGGCACTTTCTACCTGTTGGCCGGGGTGTTTGCCTACGCGGTCGGCCAGAGCCTGGGCAACATCACGCTGCTGGCAACCTTGGTGTTGATCGCCGGGATGTGCGTCAACGGTGCGCAATCGGCGATGCCATCGCTGGCCGCACGTTTCTACCCAACCCAGGGCCGTGCCACGGGCGTGTCGTGGATGCTCGGCATCGGTCGCTTCGGCGCGATCCTCGGCGCGTGGATGGGCGCGACGTTGCTGGGGCTGGGCTGGAATTTCGAGCAAGTGCTGACGGCACTGGTGATTCCGGCTGCGCTGGCCACGGCTGCGGTGGTGATCAAAGGCATGGTCAGTCATGCGGATGCGACCTAG
- a CDS encoding CoA transferase subunit A: protein MAEMLTLTDAVKRFVNDGDTVALEGFTHLIPTAAGHEIIRQGKKDLTLVRMTPDLVYDQLIGAGCARKLIFSWGGNPGVGSLHRLRDAVEKQWPQPLEIEEHSHADLANAYVAGASGLPFAVLRAYAGSDLPKVNPLIKSVTCPFTGEVLAAVPSVRPDVTVIHAQKADRKGNVLLWGILGVQKEAALAAQRCIVTVEEIVDDLNAPMNSCVLPTWALTAVCHVPGGAHPSYAHGYNERDNRFYQAWDPIARDRETFTAWIDEYIHGTADFSEFQAKLTTQQEAQ from the coding sequence ATGGCTGAAATGCTCACCCTGACCGACGCGGTAAAGCGCTTCGTGAACGACGGCGATACCGTTGCACTCGAAGGTTTTACCCACCTGATCCCTACGGCAGCGGGTCATGAAATCATTCGTCAGGGCAAGAAAGACCTGACGCTGGTGCGTATGACCCCTGACTTGGTCTACGACCAATTGATCGGTGCCGGTTGCGCCCGCAAGCTGATTTTCTCCTGGGGCGGCAACCCGGGCGTGGGTTCCCTGCACCGCCTGCGCGACGCGGTCGAGAAGCAATGGCCGCAACCGCTGGAGATCGAAGAACACAGCCACGCCGACCTGGCCAATGCCTACGTCGCCGGTGCTTCCGGCCTGCCGTTCGCGGTGCTGCGTGCCTACGCCGGTTCCGACCTGCCCAAGGTCAACCCGCTGATCAAGAGCGTGACGTGCCCGTTCACCGGCGAAGTGCTGGCGGCGGTGCCGTCGGTGCGCCCGGACGTGACCGTGATCCACGCGCAAAAGGCCGACCGCAAGGGCAACGTGCTGCTCTGGGGCATTCTCGGTGTGCAGAAGGAGGCGGCCCTGGCGGCCCAGCGCTGCATCGTCACCGTGGAAGAAATCGTCGATGACCTGAATGCACCGATGAACAGCTGCGTATTGCCGACCTGGGCCCTGACGGCCGTGTGCCATGTACCCGGTGGCGCGCATCCGTCCTACGCCCACGGCTACAACGAGCGCGACAACCGTTTCTACCAGGCGTGGGACCCCATCGCCCGTGACCGCGAGACCTTTACCGCCTGGATCGATGAATACATCCACGGCACTGCCGACTTCAGTGAATTCCAGGCCAAGCTGACCACACAGCAGGAGGCCCAGTAA
- the pcaG gene encoding protocatechuate 3,4-dioxygenase subunit alpha, with protein sequence MTLNATTSHTVGPYYHIGLTWLNREDLTTAATLGERVVISGQVLDGNGEVVNDAMLEVWQANAAGKYDHPEDEQDKAVDPNFEGFGRVPVDGEGRFRFTTIKPGAVPGLKGTTQAPHLVVLVFARGLVKHLLTRIYFEGEPMNGDDPLLACVPAERRETLIAKQDAEGVHQWNVILQGTDKETVFFDY encoded by the coding sequence ATGACACTCAACGCGACCACGTCCCACACTGTCGGGCCGTATTACCACATCGGCCTGACCTGGCTGAACCGCGAAGACCTGACCACCGCCGCCACCCTCGGCGAACGCGTGGTAATCAGCGGGCAAGTGCTGGACGGCAACGGTGAAGTCGTCAACGACGCTATGTTGGAAGTCTGGCAGGCCAACGCCGCCGGCAAGTACGACCACCCGGAAGACGAGCAGGACAAGGCCGTCGACCCGAACTTCGAAGGCTTCGGCCGCGTACCCGTGGATGGGGAAGGGCGGTTTCGCTTTACCACCATCAAACCGGGCGCAGTGCCGGGGCTCAAGGGCACGACCCAGGCGCCGCACCTGGTGGTGCTGGTGTTTGCGCGGGGCCTGGTGAAGCACTTGCTTACGCGGATCTACTTTGAGGGCGAGCCAATGAATGGGGATGACCCGTTGTTGGCGTGTGTACCTGCTGAGCGGCGTGAGACTTTGATTGCCAAGCAGGATGCGGAGGGTGTGCATCAGTGGAATGTGATTTTGCAGGGGACCGACAAGGAGACGGTGTTCTTCGATTATTGA
- the pcaH gene encoding protocatechuate 3,4-dioxygenase subunit beta: MSDKPGYRRPQAGTQPDYLHPAYQSTNVRSPSQPLVFLPHSLSEITGPTIGAERINAKDNDLTAQHDGEPQGERIIIHGRVLDENGLPVPGILVEIWQANAAGRYNHKRDLHDAPLDPNFTGTGRTVTDADGWYQFQTIKPGAYPWGNHHNAWRPAHIHFSLFGPSVLTRLVTQMYFPGDPLLEYDPIYNCVPDTRAKERLIARFDLEKTIPSYALGYRWDIVLRGRDATPMEK, from the coding sequence ATGAGTGACAAGCCTGGATACCGGCGCCCGCAAGCGGGCACTCAACCTGATTACCTGCACCCGGCCTACCAGTCGACGAACGTCCGTTCGCCGTCCCAGCCGTTGGTGTTTCTGCCCCATTCCTTGTCGGAAATCACCGGCCCGACCATCGGCGCCGAGCGGATCAACGCGAAGGACAACGACCTGACCGCCCAGCATGACGGCGAGCCCCAGGGCGAACGCATCATCATTCACGGCCGCGTGCTCGACGAAAACGGCCTGCCTGTGCCGGGCATTCTGGTGGAAATCTGGCAGGCCAACGCCGCCGGGCGCTACAACCATAAGCGCGACCTGCATGACGCGCCGCTGGACCCGAATTTCACCGGCACCGGCCGTACCGTCACCGATGCCGATGGCTGGTATCAGTTCCAGACCATCAAGCCCGGCGCCTACCCGTGGGGCAACCACCACAACGCGTGGCGCCCGGCGCATATCCACTTTTCGCTGTTCGGTCCCAGCGTGCTGACGCGCCTGGTCACGCAGATGTACTTCCCCGGCGACCCGCTGCTGGAATACGACCCGATCTACAACTGCGTGCCGGACACCCGCGCCAAGGAACGCTTGATCGCCCGTTTCGACCTGGAAAAAACCATTCCTTCCTATGCCCTCGGCTACCGCTGGGACATCGTCCTGCGCGGCCGCGACGCCACGCCGATGGAGAAATGA
- the ccoM gene encoding cytochrome c oxidase subunit CcoM, with protein MFIDNVVFAGVLTVSLMVLFFVGFGIFIWKDANKRKKP; from the coding sequence ATGTTTATCGACAATGTGGTATTTGCCGGAGTGCTGACCGTCAGCCTCATGGTGTTGTTTTTTGTAGGGTTTGGAATTTTTATCTGGAAAGACGCGAACAAGCGTAAAAAACCATAG